One segment of Dolichospermum sp. DET69 DNA contains the following:
- a CDS encoding DUF262 domain-containing protein gives MYDQLQDSDVIEKDEDTAEEDRDDNGGLYPYHPNAADIDIREEPQTIFELMRKYDNGKLIIDPDFQRNLVWKPEQKSKFIESVILNFPLPPWYVNQTVEGKYIIVDGLQRTSTLHEFVNDEFKLKGLEALTDLNGYNFSGLKKLPGDYQTRIEDKKLNLYLIRPSVPAKVVYDIFNRINTGGTKLERQEVRNCIFSGKSTQLLKELSETDYFKRAIDYGISATRMKDREVILRYLAFRIFDYEKEYQNDLSDFVENAMKKINLMSVQELNALKKDFNDVMNLTFEFFGNKNFRLPVGKSRGKINIAIFESVSYFFSVNNDQFLEDNKKSIQDNFDKLLENKEYMNAVKYGTNSRRKVIIRFKLAQEILGNV, from the coding sequence ATGTATGATCAATTACAAGATAGCGATGTTATCGAGAAAGATGAAGATACTGCTGAAGAAGACAGAGATGATAACGGAGGTTTATATCCTTATCATCCAAATGCAGCAGACATTGACATTCGAGAAGAACCACAAACAATTTTCGAGTTAATGAGAAAATATGATAATGGTAAACTGATTATTGATCCTGATTTTCAACGCAATCTCGTTTGGAAACCAGAACAAAAAAGTAAATTTATTGAATCAGTTATTCTTAACTTTCCCTTACCTCCTTGGTATGTTAATCAAACCGTAGAAGGTAAATATATTATTGTAGATGGTTTACAACGAACATCAACTTTACATGAGTTTGTTAATGATGAATTTAAATTAAAAGGTTTAGAAGCTTTAACTGATTTGAATGGATATAATTTTTCAGGACTCAAAAAACTCCCTGGTGACTATCAAACCAGAATAGAAGATAAAAAACTTAATCTATATTTGATCAGACCTTCTGTACCAGCTAAAGTTGTTTATGATATTTTTAATAGAATCAATACTGGTGGTACAAAACTTGAACGTCAAGAAGTTAGAAATTGTATATTTTCGGGAAAATCTACTCAACTACTCAAAGAATTATCAGAAACAGACTATTTCAAAAGAGCCATTGATTATGGAATATCCGCTACAAGAATGAAAGATAGAGAAGTTATTTTGCGCTATTTAGCGTTTAGAATTTTTGATTATGAAAAAGAATATCAGAATGATTTAAGTGATTTTGTTGAAAATGCAATGAAAAAGATCAATTTGATGTCAGTTCAAGAATTAAATGCTTTAAAAAAAGATTTTAATGACGTAATGAATTTGACTTTTGAGTTTTTTGGAAATAAGAATTTCCGTTTACCAGTAGGAAAAAGTAGAGGAAAAATAAATATTGCTATTTTTGAATCTGTTTCTTATTTCTTTTCTGTAAATAACGATCAATTCCTAGAAGATAATAAAAAATCTATTCAAGATAATTTTGATAAATTGCTAGAAAATAAAGAATATATGAATGCAGTTAAATATGGTACAAATAGTAGAAGGAAAGTTATTATTAGATTTAAATTAGCACAAGAAATTTTAGGAAATGTATAG
- a CDS encoding Uma2 family endonuclease, whose product MIIAQELELQQNIWADVIFPPSDLYSDEPPVESELHLEQIMLLIKCLKWLWKDRYDFYAAGNLSIYYSPNQKKSEYFRGPDFFVVLETERKTRKSWVVWEEDGKYPNFILEILSPSTANTDREYKKQLYQNTFRTPDYFWFDPYTLEFAGFHLLDNKYQPLELNEKGHLWSEQLGLYLGIHQGLLRYFTPAGELVPTPEESAEQEARKAEIQANRAEQENQRAEREARKAERLAAKLRELNIDPETI is encoded by the coding sequence ATGATCATTGCTCAAGAATTAGAATTGCAACAAAACATCTGGGCAGATGTCATCTTTCCTCCTAGTGATTTATATAGTGACGAACCTCCTGTGGAATCAGAACTGCACCTAGAGCAGATTATGCTCTTAATTAAATGTCTCAAATGGTTGTGGAAAGATAGATATGATTTCTATGCTGCGGGAAATCTTAGTATTTACTATAGTCCTAACCAGAAAAAATCAGAATATTTCCGGGGTCCTGATTTTTTCGTCGTCTTGGAAACTGAACGCAAAACCCGTAAAAGTTGGGTAGTGTGGGAAGAAGATGGTAAATATCCTAATTTCATTTTAGAAATTCTTTCCCCAAGTACAGCTAATACTGATAGAGAATATAAAAAACAACTTTATCAAAATACTTTTCGCACACCGGATTATTTTTGGTTTGACCCTTATACATTAGAATTTGCAGGTTTTCATTTATTAGATAATAAATATCAACCTTTGGAACTAAATGAAAAAGGACATTTATGGAGTGAACAGTTAGGTTTATATTTAGGAATTCATCAAGGATTGTTAAGGTATTTTACTCCAGCCGGGGAGTTAGTCCCGACACCTGAAGAAAGCGCGGAACAGGAAGCTAGAAAAGCAGAAATACAAGCTAACAGAGCAGAACAAGAAAATCAAAGAGCAGAACGAGAAGCTAGAAAAGCAGAACGTTTAGCCGCAAAATTGCGAGAACTAAATATTGATCCAGAAACAATTTAA
- a CDS encoding TldD/PmbA family protein: MKIVELSTLEKTFNQLVETLLIKKAENEYFTVRLSSESSQFTRFNCAKVRQTGCVDDGGIQLTLMANQRSSSRQFPFTGNWDIDWELAYTALQELRDELPLLPIDPYLVLPSGNNTSREVNTSKLLTPEILISSILEPVNNLDFTGMYAGGIVIKGYGDSSGQKHWFATDSFNLDYSLFMASGQAVKGTFAGSEWNEAAYLAKINDGKQQLEMLSRPVKELPKGQYKTYFAPAAVADLLAMLSWGAISEADIQQGNSALVALSLQEKQLSPKFTLKENFQSGLVPRFNNLGEMAVPELTLIEKGILINSLVNSRTAKEYNKPANGANSSETLRSPEISPGNLAFAEILPSLDTGLYVSNLHYLNWSDRPSGRITGMTRYACFWVENGEIVAPIENLRFDESLYRFWGTENLIDLTNFQEFIPEVGTYESRQLGGSLVPGMLVKDFTYTL, encoded by the coding sequence ATGAAAATAGTAGAATTATCAACTTTAGAAAAAACTTTCAATCAACTTGTGGAAACTCTGCTGATTAAAAAGGCAGAAAATGAATATTTCACAGTCAGACTTAGTAGCGAAAGTAGTCAATTTACTCGCTTTAATTGTGCCAAAGTTAGACAAACTGGCTGTGTTGATGATGGTGGGATTCAACTTACATTAATGGCTAATCAACGCAGTAGTTCTCGTCAGTTTCCTTTTACCGGAAATTGGGATATAGATTGGGAATTAGCTTATACAGCTTTACAAGAATTGCGTGATGAATTACCATTATTACCAATTGATCCTTATTTAGTTTTACCATCAGGAAATAATACCAGTAGGGAAGTAAATACTAGTAAATTACTCACTCCTGAAATATTAATTTCCAGTATTCTCGAACCTGTGAATAATTTAGATTTTACTGGTATGTATGCTGGAGGAATTGTCATCAAAGGTTATGGTGATTCTAGTGGACAAAAACACTGGTTTGCAACTGATTCCTTTAATTTAGATTATTCCTTATTTATGGCATCAGGACAAGCTGTTAAAGGAACTTTTGCTGGGAGTGAATGGAATGAAGCTGCTTATCTAGCTAAAATAAATGATGGAAAACAGCAATTAGAAATGCTATCTCGTCCAGTCAAAGAATTACCAAAAGGACAATATAAAACTTATTTCGCTCCGGCTGCGGTGGCTGATTTATTGGCTATGCTTTCCTGGGGTGCTATCAGTGAGGCAGATATTCAACAAGGTAATAGTGCTTTAGTGGCTTTATCACTTCAAGAAAAACAACTTTCTCCAAAATTCACTTTAAAAGAAAACTTTCAAAGCGGTTTAGTTCCCAGATTTAATAATTTGGGAGAAATGGCTGTACCGGAATTAACTTTAATTGAAAAAGGTATTTTAATTAATAGCTTAGTTAATTCTCGCACAGCTAAAGAATATAATAAACCCGCTAATGGTGCGAATAGTTCAGAAACATTACGTTCTCCCGAAATTAGCCCTGGTAACTTGGCATTTGCAGAGATTTTACCCAGTTTAGATACAGGATTATATGTTTCTAATTTACATTATTTGAACTGGAGCGATCGCCCATCTGGCAGAATTACAGGTATGACTCGTTATGCTTGCTTTTGGGTAGAAAATGGCGAAATTGTCGCACCTATTGAAAATCTGCGTTTTGATGAAAGTCTTTATCGCTTTTGGGGAACAGAAAATCTCATAGATTTAACCAACTTCCAAGAATTTATTCCCGAAGTGGGAACTTACGAAAGCCGACAATTAGGAGGTAGTTTAGTTCCTGGTATGTTAGTGAAGGATTTTACCTATACATTATAA